In Amphiura filiformis chromosome 2, Afil_fr2py, whole genome shotgun sequence, one DNA window encodes the following:
- the LOC140139963 gene encoding mu-type opioid receptor-like, translating to MESQSNSSHDAFCKGGSFRDESTILEEDVIEKYFFSTGERYIIIVFYPILLAFGLFSNLAFLAVVARIPSMRTLTNVYLVNLAICDTVTIITQTNDILGSYIRHAPLDMRSHKTNFGCIMTALSLYVTHFTSVCLLLTMTTERYLGICRPLQHRLVATKERTVKLIIMSWVLGVLYSGLVVPRFSKVIKVCVLWPNSDRFTDMPSKFSLVCLAIHPFFNAFSLIVQAFPFVIATIFNTIMFSRIIKKLHERISGINEAVGFDQNALKSRNHVARLLFVTHAVFSLCFMPYFFVQVNVAVLYLSDYRIGIMMTDIQLWTMLWFVRGLSVVNATTNPLIYSVTNPRYRQAFLQLFSRSYASTRQKRSRPMQQAATM from the coding sequence ATGGAGTCACAGAGTAATTCATCACACGACGCTTTCTGCAAGGGAGGAAGTTTCAGGGATGAGAGCACTATCTTAGAAGAAGACGTTATTGagaagtatttcttttccactgGGGAACGTTACATAATCATTGTGTTTTATCCAATCCTGTTGGCGTTTGGTTTATTCAGTAATCTCGCATTTTTAGCTGTAGTAGCGAGGATACCATCAATGCGTACATTGACCAATGTGTATCTTGTTAATTTAGCAATATGTGATACGGTGACCATCATCACACAGACCAATGACATTCTTGGTTCTTACATACGACATGCACCATTGGATATGAGGTCCCATAAAACCAATTTTGGTTGCATCATGACTGCTTTAAGCCTGTATGTCACCCACTTTACATCGGTATGTTTACTGCTCACCATGACAACAGAAAGATACCTAGGAATCTGCAGACCTCTTCAACACCGCCTCGTCGCTACCAAAGAACGCACTGTGAAACTGATCATAATGTCCTGGGTACTGGGCGTACTCTACTCTGGGCTCGTTGTACCTAGATTTAGCAAGGTGATAAAGGTATGCGTCTTGTGGCCAAATAGCGATCGTTTTACAGATATGCCCTCTAAATTCAGTCTAGTCTGCCTTGCGATTCATCCCTTCTTCAACGCATTCTCTCTCATAGTTCAGGCATTCCCGTTTGTTATTGCAACAATCTTCAATACCATAATGTTCAGTCGAATTATCAAGAAGTTGCACGAAAGAATATCCGGCATTAATGAAGCTGTTGGGTTTGATCAGAACGCCTTAAAATCACGTAATCACGTCGCTAGGTTGCTCTTTGTCACACACGCGGTCTTTTCTCTGTGTTTCATGCCGTATTTCTTCGTTCAAGTTAATGTTGCTGTATTGTATCTCAGCGACTATCGCATCGGAATTATGATGACAGACATTCAGCTGTGGACCATGTTGTGGTTTGTCCGTGGCTTGTCTGTAGTAAATGCGACTACCAATCCGCTCATCTACAGCGTTACCAATCCAAGATATCGTCAAGCGTTTCTGCAGTTATTTAGCAGGAGTTACGCATCAACACGACAGAAGAGAAGTAGACCTATGCAACAGGCAGCCACAATGTAG